The nucleotide sequence CCTGGTGATCGGATCCGCCATGACCGTTCCCCCGCTCGTGCTCGACGATTTCGGAGATTCCCTGGGCGTGTCGACCTGGGGCGCGCGCTGGACCGGCTTCACGGACCGGGTCATGGGCGGGGTGAGCGACATGAGCGTGGAGCGCCACGGCGACGCCGACACCCCGCACCTGCACATGACCGGCGAGGTGCGCCTGGAGAACAACGGCGGCTTCGTGCAGGTCGCCCTGCCGCTGGACGGCAGTGGCGAGCCACTCGACGCGAGCGCGTACCGCGCCATTCGACTGCGGGTGCGCGGCAACGGCGACGGCTACTACGTGCACCTGCGCACCGACGACACCCGCCGCCCGTGGCAGCACTACGCGGCTCCCTTCGAGGCCCCGGACACCTGGACCGACGTCGAGATCCCCTTCGACCGCTTCACGGCCCAGTCGCTGCGCGCTCCGCTCGACACCGGTGCGCTGCGGCGGATCGGCATCGTGGCGGCCAAGCAGCGGATGCAGGCCGACCTGTCGATCGCCAGCGTCGAGCTCGTCCCCTGAGGCCCCTCGGACGGTTCCCCATGGTCGGGACGAACGCGCTCGGCCACACTCCGCGCACCATGTCCGAGACCTCCTACACCACCATCGCGGCGTACTACGACGAGGTCTTCCCGCCGCGTCCGGGGCCGAGCCGGCTCGTGCTGGACCTGCTCGGCGAACGCGCGCCCGACGCCACCGTCGTGGACGTCGGGTGCGCCACCGGCGGGCTGCTGCACGGCCTGGGCGATCATATCGGACGCGGAATCGGCGTCGACGCCGACCGCGAGCTGCTGCGCGTGGCGCGGGGACACGATCACGACCTTTCGCTGGAGTTCGTCCGCGGCGACATGGCGCACCTCGACGACAGCCCGGCCCTGCAGGTGGTCGAGGCCGACGCGATCACCTGCTTCGGCAACACCCTCGTCCACCTGACCGACGAGGCGGAGCTGCTCGCCTTCCTGGAATGGGCCGAGGCCCACCTCGCGCCCGGCGGCTTCCTGGCGGTGCAGATCGTCCACTACGATCGGCTGCTGCGCGAGGGGTCGACGGCGCTGCCCGCCATCGACACGCCGCGCGTGCACTTCGAGCGCGCCCTCGACTTCGATGCGCGGCCGGGACTGGTGGAGTTCCGCACCGAACTCACCGTGAAGGACACGGGAGACCGCCGGGTCAACACGACCTTCCTGCGACCGCTGCGCGCACGGGAGCTCGTCGACCTGCTGCACCGCGCCGGCTTCACCCGTGTCGATCGCTTCGGCTCCTTCGACCGCGACCCGCTCGGGGACGACAGTCCGGCGGTGGTGGCCGCCGCACGGCGGTGACGCCGGGCGCGATTCCCGCTACGCTCGGGGCCCATCTCCTCGCGC is from Candidatus Krumholzibacteriia bacterium and encodes:
- a CDS encoding CIA30 family protein, with the protein product LVIGSAMTVPPLVLDDFGDSLGVSTWGARWTGFTDRVMGGVSDMSVERHGDADTPHLHMTGEVRLENNGGFVQVALPLDGSGEPLDASAYRAIRLRVRGNGDGYYVHLRTDDTRRPWQHYAAPFEAPDTWTDVEIPFDRFTAQSLRAPLDTGALRRIGIVAAKQRMQADLSIASVELVP
- a CDS encoding class I SAM-dependent methyltransferase translates to MVGTNALGHTPRTMSETSYTTIAAYYDEVFPPRPGPSRLVLDLLGERAPDATVVDVGCATGGLLHGLGDHIGRGIGVDADRELLRVARGHDHDLSLEFVRGDMAHLDDSPALQVVEADAITCFGNTLVHLTDEAELLAFLEWAEAHLAPGGFLAVQIVHYDRLLREGSTALPAIDTPRVHFERALDFDARPGLVEFRTELTVKDTGDRRVNTTFLRPLRARELVDLLHRAGFTRVDRFGSFDRDPLGDDSPAVVAAARR